From a region of the Zingiber officinale cultivar Zhangliang chromosome 4B, Zo_v1.1, whole genome shotgun sequence genome:
- the LOC121978059 gene encoding polygalacturonase ADPG1-like: protein MINQRRPRSSALLLLLFASFVAGTLAATYRVTDYGAKGDGITDDTQAFTNAWRAVCLNSKEASTLLIPGGKVYLLGLTKFGGPCKHYIRVQVDGNLKRVDEVWSDDDNNWLLFINLNGLTVAGAGEIDGQGASWWACKEAKACAFLAANSLALLHVTKAQVLGLSFKNSAMMHVAIGMSVGVRISNLKITAPAESPNTDGIHVERSRHVIISDCQISTGDDCVSVSSGAKDVNISRIRCGPGHGLSIGSLGIEKSYATAEGIHVSDSTIVRTDNGVRIKTWQGATGFARDISFRNISLTEVRNPIIIDQFYCPRGGCKNEVTASACLLLYFSWVFACSLINSFVLVPCWIRYMCASSKTSAVQVSDVKFIGVKGTSANDMAIRLECSQSSGCHDVVMEDVDIRNAVPGEQAQAFCFNAHGKKAKVVKPDVPCLSY, encoded by the exons ATGATCAATCAGAGACGTCCACGTtcttctgctcttcttcttcttcttttcgctTCATTTGTTGCTGGAACTCTGGCAGCAACGTACAGGGTGACAGATTATGGAGCCAAAGGAGACGGCATCACCGATGATACTCAA GCGTTTACGAATGCATGGCGTGCAGTGTGCTTAAACAGCAAAGAAGCATCGACCCTGCTTATTCCTGGAGGGAAAGTGTATCTGTTGGGACTGACCAAATTCGGAGGACCGTGTAAACATTACATTAGGGTTCAG gTCGATGGAAATCTTAAACGGGTTGATGAAGTGTGGTCGGATGATGATAATAACTGGCTACTGTTCATTAACCTCAACGGCTTAACCGTCGCCGGCGCCGGCGAAATCGACGGCCAAGGGGCCTCCTGGTGGGCATGCAAAGAGGCAAAG GCATGTGCATTTCTCGCTGCAAAT TCTCTTGCGTTGCTGCACGTCACGAAGGCGCAGGTTTTGGGGTTGAGCTTCAAAAACAGCGCCATGATGCACGTCGCCATCGGGATGAGCGTCGGCGTCAGGATCTCAAATCTGAAAATCACCGCCCCCGCCGAGAGCCCCAACACCGACGGCATCCACGTCGAGCGGAGCCGCCACGTCATCATCAGCGACTGCCAGATCAGCACCG GCGATGACTGCGTATCTGTAAGCAGTGGCGCTAAGGATGTGAACATCAGCCGCATAAGATGCGGTCCTGGCCACGGATTAAG CATTGGAAGCCTGGGGATAGAAAAAAGCTATGCGACAGCTGAAGGCATCCATGTCTCCGACTCCACGATCGTACGGACTGACAATGGAGTCAGGATCAAGACATGGCAG GGGGCAACTGGGTTTGCGAGGGACATATCGTTCAGAAATATTAGCTTGACGGAAGTGAGGAACCCCATCATAATAGATCAGTTCTACTGCCCTCGCGGCGGCTGTAAGAATGAGGTAACTGCATCTGCATGCTTGCTCTTATATTTCAGCTGGGTTTTTGCTTGCTCGCTAATTAATTCTTTTGTTTTGGTTCCTTGTTGGATTCGATATATGTGTGCATCGTCAAAGACGTCGGCTGTTCAAGTGAGCGACGTGAAGTTCATCGGAGTGAAAGGGACGTCGGCGAATGACATGGCGATCCGCTTGGAGTGCAGCCAGAGCAGTGGTTGCCACGACGTGGTGATGGAGGACGTTGACATAAGGAATGCAGTGCCAGGGGAGCAAGCTCAGGCTTTCTGTTTCAATGCGCATGGAAAAAAAGCCAAAGTGGTCAAGCCTGACGTCCCTTGCTTGAGCTATTGA